The Williamsia sp. DF01-3 genome has a window encoding:
- a CDS encoding DUF4194 domain-containing protein has protein sequence MSTPEDDVVVQEGDDLFVDSPEAISEPSVDLSHFAFDGSEPVGTISEARIDARFDGDTSALPAPVCYALQELVAAAHVSARSRNWKTIEVHEEIIRSRLSELNLQLEINREHKYAFTRQVSENDPRQRNILRAQTLTLAASVLALFLRQKYLTSADESVVTERGEIIDHMLTYKPVSDTDEAGFIKRIDAAINQLESRKIIRALPGTDRFVVHGVIASLLGPEQVAAYTEAYRRLAGEHTEEGTDLTELDDQERTS, from the coding sequence GTGAGCACGCCAGAAGATGATGTGGTGGTCCAGGAGGGCGACGATCTTTTTGTCGACTCACCCGAAGCGATCAGTGAACCATCGGTTGACCTGTCACACTTCGCATTCGACGGATCCGAGCCGGTCGGAACGATCAGTGAGGCGCGGATCGACGCCCGCTTCGACGGCGATACCTCGGCTCTGCCTGCGCCGGTCTGTTACGCGCTGCAGGAGTTGGTCGCCGCCGCACACGTGTCGGCGCGGTCTCGCAACTGGAAGACCATCGAGGTGCACGAGGAGATCATTCGGTCTCGCCTGTCGGAGCTGAATCTCCAGCTGGAGATCAACCGCGAGCACAAGTACGCGTTCACCCGCCAGGTGTCCGAGAACGACCCGCGGCAGCGGAACATCTTGCGAGCGCAGACACTCACCCTGGCAGCGTCGGTCCTTGCACTGTTCCTGCGACAGAAGTACTTGACCAGCGCCGATGAATCGGTGGTGACCGAACGCGGCGAGATCATCGACCACATGCTCACCTACAAGCCGGTGTCCGACACCGACGAGGCGGGCTTCATCAAGCGGATCGATGCCGCCATCAATCAGCTCGAATCGCGAAAGATCATTCGAGCGTTGCCGGGAACGGACCGGTTTGTGGTGCACGGGGTGATCGCTTCGCTCCTCGGGCCCGAACAGGTGGCTGCCTACACAGAGGCCTACCGCAGGCTTGCCGGTGAGCACACCGAAGAGGGCACCGACCTCACCGAACTCGATGACCAGGAGCGCACGTCATGA
- a CDS encoding ATP-binding protein: MTEILEVDAAGGSGPVDRDTPSPLAAPAGKRTLNIGQFRLTRLQLVNWGTFDGYKDYPIDERGVMLTGPSGSGKSSMMDGHSVVLLPTYDQVFNASADLSAKGAKKAARSMADYVRGAWAENDDRYNQSQVQYLRADGATWSAIAATYDNGAGSATTAVAIKWFPGSGTDGSSLRSWYQLHDGHFDLLGLNRWAQNGFDIRRYRSANPTVECFDVQSAYQEALRRRVGIGQSSAALSLMGKAKAMKNVGDLNLFIRTYMLDRPDTYAKAERLVENFTQLDEAYQAAARANAQEQVLRPIPAAWETYCSAEESTTRAGTLLGPPMRAFMREHRLTLLQQRLDQIDADRMRLDNEVANWENLADEREERHSSLRDQLTAEKGELTTLESELKSFEAQVTARNRAYERYATLVGGLGEQTPETQDEFAALRMRAPEIARAAREAADRLATTAHSFFAAETDARREFEAVVEELASLNTRRSLLPREVLAQRDGIAQATGVPPAELPFAAELIDVDPAAKDRWAGAAERVLRGLGMTMLVPARHRTTIGEFVNRTNIGGVLEYRVYQEDSAVAADPVRGSLAEKLIVDRKHPAGAWLATVVAHSAEHICVDLPSQLDEHTLAVTPQGLVKSGRDRFRKDDRRSVSDRTQWILGSNTDGKRSALEELKAELELRYQQARQAAQDKRDLLEQNRERAKNADALTGYASWAELNWWSSRRDADELNARIDRVRENRVDLAELEEQVEIARADWREAVARVGALGDQLGHIGSDWDRWFAEFEQVKNEGTKLEDSDREYLAEVLAETLADGGKTLTLDNYGEVRSDLRNSLEAVVGKANAERDGAENRIVRAAEAFLREWPEAAANLSATVEYASDLVSIHQSLVEHGLASTQQRFRQLITTDISHSVSNLYKEIGDTNKRITQGIAEVNTGLRRVDFNEGTYLQIAQLHNPTDESREFGKIVDAMIRDAPAAKSGDGAVLARQFYRIRGLVARLTGTDAENRRWCDNVLDVRNSYTFYGKELSLDAAPDDPPVHTYRNTASNSGGEQEKLVAFCLAAALSFSLSHGEDHRPGFAPLMLDEAFSKSDETFSSQSLRAFEQFGFQLIIAAPIRMVGIVEPFIGQVILVDKQIGDTGARSDARAATFGELAQARASSGRRES; the protein is encoded by the coding sequence ATGACCGAGATCCTGGAAGTGGACGCAGCCGGCGGATCCGGGCCGGTTGACCGCGATACGCCATCGCCACTGGCCGCCCCGGCGGGCAAGCGCACCCTCAACATCGGCCAATTCCGTTTGACCAGGCTGCAACTGGTCAACTGGGGAACCTTCGACGGGTACAAGGACTATCCGATCGACGAGCGGGGCGTGATGCTCACCGGGCCGTCCGGGTCGGGCAAGTCATCGATGATGGACGGTCATTCGGTGGTGTTGCTGCCCACCTACGATCAGGTGTTCAACGCGTCGGCCGATCTGTCCGCGAAGGGCGCGAAGAAGGCGGCCCGATCGATGGCCGACTACGTGCGCGGCGCGTGGGCGGAGAACGACGACCGGTACAACCAGTCGCAGGTGCAGTACCTGAGGGCGGATGGCGCCACCTGGTCGGCGATCGCGGCGACCTACGACAACGGCGCAGGATCTGCCACCACTGCGGTGGCGATCAAGTGGTTCCCGGGGTCGGGCACCGACGGCAGTTCACTGCGGTCGTGGTACCAGCTGCATGACGGGCATTTCGACCTACTCGGCCTGAACAGATGGGCACAGAACGGATTTGACATCCGCCGGTACCGGTCGGCCAATCCGACTGTGGAATGCTTCGATGTGCAGAGCGCCTACCAGGAGGCGCTGAGGCGACGTGTGGGAATCGGCCAGTCGTCGGCAGCCTTGTCTTTGATGGGCAAGGCGAAGGCCATGAAAAACGTCGGTGATCTCAACCTGTTCATCCGGACGTACATGCTCGATCGACCCGACACCTACGCCAAAGCCGAACGGCTGGTGGAGAACTTCACTCAACTCGACGAGGCGTATCAGGCCGCGGCCCGCGCCAACGCGCAGGAACAGGTCCTCCGACCGATCCCGGCGGCCTGGGAAACATATTGCAGCGCTGAAGAATCCACGACCCGAGCGGGCACGCTGCTGGGTCCGCCGATGAGGGCGTTCATGCGCGAGCACCGGCTGACGCTCCTGCAACAGCGTCTGGATCAGATCGACGCCGACCGGATGCGGTTGGACAACGAGGTGGCCAACTGGGAGAACCTCGCAGACGAACGCGAGGAGCGCCACAGCTCGCTGCGCGACCAATTGACCGCCGAGAAGGGCGAGCTCACCACACTGGAATCGGAGCTCAAATCCTTCGAGGCGCAGGTGACGGCCCGGAACCGCGCCTACGAACGGTATGCGACGTTGGTGGGCGGACTGGGGGAGCAGACCCCCGAGACCCAGGACGAGTTCGCCGCCCTGCGGATGCGAGCCCCGGAGATCGCCAGGGCGGCAAGAGAAGCCGCCGACAGGTTGGCCACCACGGCACACAGCTTCTTCGCCGCCGAGACCGATGCGCGGCGAGAGTTCGAGGCGGTCGTGGAAGAGCTGGCGAGCCTGAACACCCGGCGGTCGCTGCTGCCACGCGAAGTGCTGGCACAACGCGACGGCATCGCGCAGGCCACCGGGGTCCCGCCCGCCGAATTGCCGTTCGCCGCCGAACTCATCGACGTCGACCCCGCCGCCAAGGACCGTTGGGCCGGGGCCGCCGAGAGAGTGCTGCGCGGACTGGGCATGACCATGCTGGTGCCGGCTCGGCACCGCACCACCATCGGCGAGTTCGTCAACCGGACCAACATCGGCGGGGTACTCGAATACCGCGTCTATCAGGAGGACTCAGCGGTTGCTGCCGACCCTGTTCGCGGTTCGCTCGCCGAGAAACTGATCGTAGACCGGAAACACCCCGCCGGAGCGTGGCTGGCCACAGTTGTCGCCCACAGCGCCGAGCACATCTGTGTGGATCTGCCGTCTCAGCTCGATGAGCACACGCTGGCGGTCACTCCGCAGGGTCTGGTGAAGTCCGGTCGTGACCGTTTCCGCAAAGACGACCGGCGTTCGGTGTCCGACCGCACACAGTGGATCCTCGGCTCCAACACCGACGGTAAGCGCTCGGCTCTCGAGGAGCTCAAGGCCGAGCTCGAACTTCGGTACCAGCAGGCGCGGCAGGCGGCTCAGGACAAGCGGGACCTGTTGGAGCAAAACCGCGAACGCGCGAAGAACGCCGATGCCCTGACCGGGTACGCGTCGTGGGCCGAGCTGAACTGGTGGTCGTCGCGGCGAGATGCCGACGAACTCAACGCCCGCATCGATCGCGTTCGCGAAAACCGGGTGGATCTCGCCGAACTCGAGGAGCAGGTGGAGATCGCCCGGGCCGACTGGCGAGAGGCCGTCGCTCGGGTGGGTGCGCTGGGCGATCAACTGGGACACATCGGCTCGGACTGGGATCGATGGTTCGCCGAGTTCGAGCAGGTCAAGAACGAGGGCACCAAACTCGAGGATTCCGACCGGGAGTATCTCGCCGAGGTGCTCGCCGAGACGCTCGCCGATGGCGGCAAGACACTGACCCTGGACAACTACGGCGAGGTGCGGTCTGATCTGCGCAATTCGCTCGAAGCCGTTGTGGGCAAGGCGAATGCCGAACGTGACGGTGCCGAGAACCGAATTGTCCGCGCCGCCGAGGCCTTCCTGCGGGAGTGGCCGGAGGCCGCAGCGAATCTGAGCGCCACGGTGGAGTACGCGTCGGATCTGGTGTCGATTCACCAGAGCCTGGTCGAGCACGGTCTGGCGTCGACACAGCAACGGTTCCGGCAGCTCATCACCACCGACATCAGCCACTCGGTCTCCAACTTGTACAAGGAGATCGGCGACACCAACAAGCGCATCACACAGGGCATTGCCGAGGTCAACACAGGCCTGCGCAGGGTCGACTTCAACGAGGGCACCTACCTGCAGATCGCGCAATTGCACAATCCCACTGACGAGTCGCGGGAGTTCGGCAAGATCGTCGACGCGATGATCCGCGACGCGCCTGCGGCGAAGTCGGGTGACGGCGCGGTGTTGGCGCGGCAGTTCTACCGGATCCGCGGGCTCGTAGCCCGGCTCACCGGTACCGACGCAGAGAACCGCCGCTGGTGCGACAACGTGCTCGACGTCCGCAACAGCTACACCTTTTACGGCAAAGAGCTGAGTCTCGATGCCGCACCGGACGATCCGCCCGTGCACACCTACCGCAACACCGCATCCAACTCCGGTGGCGAGCAGGAGAAGCTGGTGGCGTTCTGTCTGGCTGCGGCCCTGAGCTTTTCGCTGAGCCACGGCGAGGACCATCGTCCGGGGTTTGCGCCACTCATGCTCGACGAGGCCTTCAGCAAGTCCGACGAGACCTTCAGTTCGCAGTCACTCCGCGCATTTGAACAGTTCGGGTTCCAGCTGATCATCGCCGCCCCGATTCGCATGGTGGGGATCGTGGAACCGTTCATCGGTCAGGTCATCCTGGTGGACAAGCAGATCGGCGATACGGGTGCCCGCTCGGATGCACGCGCAGCCACGTTCGGCGAATTGGCGCAGGCGCGGGCGTCGTCAGGCCGACGCGAATCATGA
- a CDS encoding winged helix DNA-binding domain-containing protein — protein MTATLSMRQWNRTLLQRQHLLERVDEDVLEVLDRCVGLQSQDPKSAFYGLWSRIADFDPADLDQLIDGREVVRIALLRSTVFLIDSEDARWIRPLTQPLMDKVLRSNHYKLIGDADPAEVVDYGRELLRDNQMTVKDLKTVLSERWPAADASSLVTVVRCLESLVQVPPRGTWRGSATTTYQLFDDWCGAGEPAVTGDEAIADLVRLYLRGFGPASINGIQTWSGITGLRPIVEAMEADWELAKLQGPDGEELFDIEGLAPADEGVDAPARLIAPFDNIVLAQGADRRRVIDDEVFKKTTTPNGRSPGFVLVDGRVAGIWNPRKDGKRITVEVEYLLKVSAADRRAVDRERDQLIEFCNS, from the coding sequence ATGACCGCGACGTTGTCGATGCGGCAGTGGAACCGGACCCTGCTGCAGCGCCAGCATCTGCTCGAAAGGGTGGACGAAGACGTCCTCGAGGTGCTCGACCGTTGCGTCGGTCTCCAGTCGCAAGACCCGAAGTCGGCGTTCTACGGTCTGTGGTCACGCATTGCGGACTTCGACCCCGCCGACCTCGATCAGCTGATCGATGGACGCGAGGTGGTGCGGATCGCATTGCTGCGCAGCACCGTGTTTCTCATCGACAGTGAAGATGCGCGATGGATCCGGCCGCTCACCCAGCCTCTGATGGACAAGGTGTTGCGGTCGAACCACTACAAGCTGATCGGCGATGCTGATCCTGCTGAGGTGGTGGACTACGGGCGAGAGTTGTTGCGTGACAATCAGATGACTGTCAAAGACCTCAAGACGGTGTTGTCGGAGCGCTGGCCGGCAGCAGACGCGTCGTCCCTGGTGACGGTGGTGCGCTGCCTGGAGTCATTGGTTCAGGTGCCTCCGCGGGGCACATGGCGTGGTTCTGCGACCACGACCTATCAATTGTTCGACGACTGGTGCGGCGCGGGCGAACCTGCCGTGACCGGGGATGAGGCCATCGCCGATCTGGTCCGGCTCTACCTGCGTGGGTTCGGCCCGGCGTCGATCAACGGCATTCAGACATGGTCGGGCATCACCGGTCTGCGCCCGATCGTCGAGGCGATGGAAGCGGACTGGGAGCTCGCGAAGCTGCAGGGGCCCGACGGCGAGGAACTCTTCGACATCGAAGGCCTGGCGCCGGCCGACGAGGGGGTCGACGCCCCCGCCCGTCTGATTGCGCCCTTCGACAACATCGTGCTGGCTCAGGGCGCCGATCGGCGACGGGTCATCGACGACGAGGTGTTCAAGAAGACGACGACCCCCAACGGCCGTTCCCCCGGATTTGTTCTCGTCGACGGCCGAGTGGCGGGTATATGGAATCCCCGCAAGGACGGCAAGCGAATCACGGTGGAGGTCGAGTACCTGCTGAAGGTGTCCGCAGCGGATCGCCGCGCAGTCGACCGCGAGCGCGATCAGTTGATCGAGTTCTGCAACTCATGA
- a CDS encoding helix-turn-helix transcriptional regulator, whose protein sequence is MLAPARHEVSLRVPTAALLSPIVAAIRADPSDSTTLAQWAVRLGVSTRTITRVFHAETGVGFSRWIATARAQHAIELLARGEAIDEVAYCVGYRSASAFGTAFRRVTGMSPGRFRAH, encoded by the coding sequence GTGCTCGCCCCCGCGAGGCACGAGGTGTCGCTGCGAGTGCCGACGGCGGCGCTGCTGTCGCCGATCGTCGCGGCGATTCGGGCGGATCCCAGCGACTCGACCACGTTGGCGCAGTGGGCGGTTCGACTCGGTGTCAGCACCCGCACCATCACCAGGGTCTTCCACGCCGAGACCGGTGTCGGGTTCAGTCGATGGATCGCGACGGCGCGAGCCCAGCACGCCATCGAGTTGCTGGCGCGAGGTGAGGCGATCGACGAGGTCGCCTATTGCGTCGGCTACCGGTCGGCGAGTGCATTCGGCACGGCCTTTCGGCGGGTCACCGGGATGAGTCCTGGACGATTTCGCGCCCACTGA
- a CDS encoding VOC family protein gives MTLAARPAHNGVEAGRIAPAAIAHWVVKSTRRTELIDWYGRVFGARVVHDDGQVTFLTWDDESHRLAIVSVPTVVRYLFPLAKLRRKLFGLDHIAFTVPTLDGLLEDYVRLKEHGIRPVWAINHGPTISLYYEDPDGTRLEFQVENFPTPEETANYFSSEEFADNPIGVNIDPDYLLTQLRNGVPHSWLRRREAGVRPGGKVVANKKTLNFKTL, from the coding sequence ATGACCTTGGCTGCTCGTCCTGCTCACAATGGTGTGGAAGCCGGTCGCATCGCTCCTGCCGCGATCGCGCATTGGGTGGTCAAATCCACGCGGCGAACTGAACTCATCGACTGGTACGGACGGGTTTTCGGTGCGCGCGTAGTCCACGACGACGGGCAGGTGACCTTCCTGACCTGGGATGACGAGTCGCACAGACTCGCCATCGTCTCGGTTCCCACGGTGGTCAGGTACCTGTTCCCGCTCGCCAAACTGCGACGCAAATTGTTTGGTCTCGACCACATCGCCTTCACCGTCCCCACCCTCGACGGCCTGTTGGAGGACTACGTCCGGCTCAAAGAGCATGGGATTCGGCCTGTTTGGGCTATCAATCACGGCCCCACGATCTCGTTGTACTACGAGGATCCCGACGGAACGCGTCTGGAGTTTCAGGTCGAGAACTTTCCGACGCCGGAAGAGACGGCCAATTACTTCTCCAGCGAAGAGTTCGCCGACAACCCGATCGGGGTGAACATCGACCCCGACTACCTGCTCACCCAGTTGCGCAACGGCGTACCGCACTCGTGGTTGAGACGTCGTGAGGCTGGTGTACGCCCCGGAGGCAAAGTTGTCGCGAACAAGAAGACCTTGAATTTCAAGACACTGTGA
- a CDS encoding fumarylacetoacetate hydrolase family protein translates to MSTSIIRTATDWWRIEGDVATRVDTAATTTGELLADRPAIAAAVGGDTPVDTLAPLSPVTTPCRVVAQLLNYRSHAVDAGADVDNLQPTFFRKSSASLSGPTDPIRRPPEVGLLDYEIELGLVIGAHVPIDQVVTPESLGDFVAGLVVTNDVSAREIQLTKVQVYESKSYPTFTPVGPRLVLLEPSEFARIRELRLTLSVNGDVRQDQLIGDDLLTPPAAALTRLARFQTLAPGDLLLTGTPVGTAISAPPAFVQKMGELLPAALKWKLFFSRQARNPKYLSTDDVVTARIATADGEIDLGTQTNVVC, encoded by the coding sequence TTGAGCACCAGCATAATTCGCACTGCAACGGACTGGTGGCGGATTGAAGGCGACGTTGCGACTCGTGTGGACACCGCCGCAACCACCACAGGCGAGTTACTTGCCGACCGCCCGGCGATCGCGGCTGCGGTAGGCGGTGACACTCCCGTAGACACGTTGGCGCCGTTGTCTCCGGTCACCACGCCGTGCCGTGTTGTTGCTCAGTTGCTGAACTATCGATCACATGCCGTCGACGCAGGCGCCGACGTGGATAACTTGCAGCCGACGTTCTTTCGGAAGTCGTCTGCATCGCTCAGCGGTCCCACCGATCCGATCCGGAGACCGCCCGAGGTCGGATTGCTCGACTATGAGATCGAATTGGGGCTTGTCATCGGCGCGCACGTTCCAATCGACCAGGTGGTGACCCCTGAGTCGCTGGGCGACTTCGTGGCCGGCCTCGTCGTGACGAATGATGTGTCCGCTCGCGAGATCCAGTTGACGAAGGTGCAGGTGTACGAGAGCAAGTCGTATCCGACGTTCACCCCTGTCGGTCCACGACTCGTGCTGCTGGAACCGAGTGAGTTCGCTCGGATCCGGGAACTCCGGTTGACGCTCTCGGTCAACGGTGACGTGCGTCAGGATCAGCTGATCGGTGATGACCTTCTCACCCCGCCCGCGGCCGCGCTGACCCGGCTCGCCCGTTTTCAGACATTGGCGCCCGGTGACCTGCTGCTCACGGGAACGCCGGTCGGGACGGCGATCTCGGCGCCTCCCGCATTCGTGCAGAAGATGGGCGAACTGCTGCCCGCTGCGTTGAAGTGGAAACTGTTCTTCTCCCGCCAGGCACGCAATCCGAAGTACCTGTCGACAGATGACGTGGTCACTGCTCGCATTGCAACCGCAGATGGCGAGATCGATCTCGGAACGCAAACGAATGTCGTCTGCTGA
- a CDS encoding SDR family oxidoreductase, with amino-acid sequence MNVRTALVTGASSGIGQATAERLVVEGFRVYGTSRNPAAIPDSARVEGVRYVPLELGSAESAERCIAEVGAVDVLINNAGESQNGPLEDLPMDAIERLFTINVLAPVRLTQLVLPGMRHRGYGRVVMVGSMLGSFPLAYRSSYVASKAALKAFSTAARGEVTSFGVRLITVEPGSINTGISERRTKYIADNSVYGPDFQQVLDALDRNEKRGISAERVAQTIVSAVQHRRP; translated from the coding sequence GTGAACGTCCGTACTGCTTTGGTGACCGGGGCATCCTCGGGTATCGGTCAGGCCACCGCTGAACGGTTGGTCGTCGAAGGTTTTCGGGTGTACGGCACCAGCCGGAATCCCGCTGCCATCCCTGATAGCGCACGCGTTGAGGGCGTGCGTTACGTGCCTCTCGAGTTGGGGAGCGCCGAAAGTGCGGAGCGGTGCATCGCAGAGGTGGGTGCGGTGGACGTGCTGATCAACAACGCCGGTGAAAGTCAGAACGGTCCGCTCGAAGACCTACCGATGGACGCCATCGAGCGCCTGTTCACCATCAACGTGCTTGCGCCAGTACGGCTGACGCAACTCGTGCTACCCGGGATGCGGCACCGCGGGTACGGGCGGGTGGTCATGGTCGGGTCGATGTTGGGAAGTTTTCCGCTGGCGTACCGGTCGTCGTACGTGGCGTCCAAGGCCGCGCTGAAGGCCTTCTCGACGGCGGCGAGGGGTGAGGTCACTTCGTTCGGCGTCAGACTCATCACGGTGGAGCCCGGTTCGATCAACACGGGGATCAGCGAGCGGCGCACCAAGTACATCGCCGACAACTCGGTGTACGGACCAGACTTTCAGCAGGTGCTTGATGCTCTGGATCGGAACGAAAAGCGGGGGATCTCAGCCGAACGAGTTGCGCAGACAATAGTTTCGGCAGTTCAGCACCGGCGCCCTTGA
- a CDS encoding 1-acyl-sn-glycerol-3-phosphate acyltransferase, whose amino-acid sequence MDIVPRHLVKLTVGVARRYHRMEVDQRCHTPKGPVLFVANHGFGGVFDLNLLAFAAAYQQVGDRRRVSVLTHAIAWKLGVGRLVNMFDGIPADHDTALRALDSGDHVLVFPGGDIDGFKSWQDRNKIMFDGRTGFARLAIDAGVPIVPVVTAGAGESLFVLSSGRGAARRLGLDRVLRLKTFPVSFSAPWGFNVGLVGLLPYLPLPTKITTTVLPAMQAEEGETAEDFGRRVHAVMDRKLSAMTAKRIPLLG is encoded by the coding sequence ATGGATATCGTGCCGAGGCATCTGGTCAAACTGACTGTGGGTGTTGCACGTCGCTACCACCGAATGGAGGTCGATCAGCGCTGCCACACGCCAAAGGGGCCAGTGCTGTTCGTAGCCAATCACGGATTCGGCGGAGTATTCGATCTCAACTTGCTTGCCTTCGCCGCGGCGTATCAACAGGTCGGCGATCGTCGGCGAGTCTCGGTCCTGACCCATGCCATCGCCTGGAAGCTCGGTGTCGGCAGGCTGGTCAACATGTTCGATGGGATACCGGCCGACCACGACACGGCTTTGCGCGCGCTGGACTCGGGTGATCACGTTCTCGTGTTCCCTGGTGGTGACATCGATGGGTTCAAGTCATGGCAGGACCGCAACAAGATCATGTTCGACGGCCGGACCGGTTTCGCGCGGTTGGCCATCGACGCCGGCGTTCCCATTGTTCCGGTGGTCACCGCCGGCGCCGGGGAGTCGTTGTTCGTCTTGAGTAGCGGTAGAGGCGCTGCGCGGAGATTGGGTCTCGACAGGGTGTTGCGGCTGAAGACTTTCCCCGTCTCGTTCTCGGCGCCGTGGGGCTTCAATGTCGGGTTGGTCGGTTTACTGCCGTATCTGCCGTTGCCCACGAAGATCACAACCACGGTGCTACCCGCGATGCAAGCTGAGGAAGGGGAGACCGCCGAAGACTTCGGCCGACGGGTTCATGCGGTGATGGATCGCAAGCTCTCAGCAATGACGGCCAAGCGGATCCCGTTGCTCGGATAG
- a CDS encoding helix-turn-helix domain-containing protein has protein sequence MEVFAENDYDQVTVADIAERAGVAHGLLFHYFKSKRGIYLEAVRASAEQMNAAFAAVTGASAGELLRSALEQHLLYLRDHRGLALRLVLGGRGADPQAWEIYEAARWDVLGGLATLLGLDQNNRALRLVGRVTVGAIDEASIQWLNNPDDFELTQLVGWMESLIVACLSSASVLDPDADIAAALASLK, from the coding sequence GTGGAGGTGTTCGCCGAGAACGATTATGACCAGGTGACGGTGGCCGATATTGCTGAGCGGGCAGGGGTTGCCCATGGATTGCTCTTTCATTATTTCAAAAGCAAACGCGGCATTTATCTGGAGGCTGTACGGGCTTCAGCGGAGCAGATGAACGCCGCTTTTGCTGCTGTCACCGGTGCTTCTGCGGGTGAGTTGCTGCGATCGGCGCTCGAACAGCACCTGCTTTATTTGCGGGACCACCGTGGTCTGGCTCTGCGTCTTGTGCTGGGCGGCCGCGGCGCGGACCCTCAAGCGTGGGAGATCTATGAGGCCGCTCGTTGGGATGTGCTCGGCGGACTCGCGACACTGCTCGGCCTCGATCAGAACAACCGGGCCCTGCGACTTGTTGGGCGTGTGACCGTCGGGGCGATTGACGAGGCAAGCATCCAGTGGCTGAACAACCCCGACGATTTCGAACTCACGCAGTTGGTGGGTTGGATGGAATCGTTGATCGTCGCGTGCCTGTCGTCGGCGAGCGTGCTCGACCCCGACGCGGACATCGCGGCCGCGCTGGCGTCGTTGAAGTAG